A genomic region of Kribbella sp. NBC_00382 contains the following coding sequences:
- a CDS encoding S8 family serine peptidase, with product MRRRLLHGSALVALTTLIAAPLMSAPVQAATRAAPPGQPAVQPNGQPTPQVETATDAAVAKLDPKLEKRVKKGETQQVAVFATVKGDSTKARALLDNARVAQSGGTGIIAGSIGVQALAKLASAPGVVSVQPVEFGKTGQPLGDPDPQLHQAPTKAEQQAAIAKIQATEIPYSEAPPPLPSNFEKLRKQNLLDAKSHNFTGAWKDGYTGTGITVGVLDGGTDFGHPDLLNTWQTWSGQTGAKAGWNGWPKAFDPYGTQQWLFAPDQIDQGLSWYVKTDAATCTPAAGNCSVNFATKTGPSRNFSAPAGTVEHSYDFPAAWSKSGKVRLGSHPDDHLLQLYGERPAFLLTDPHTAGVYDTIYADLDNDHSFADEKPVSKASPASYRDMNGDGYTDLSGGLLYYISDGVTPLPGGLDAFGGEGEPFGPGEVVAWTGDFDPSIEGHGTLTASNIVGQAVANGKAPAFKDIAGGKYAGAVLGGAPNAKLAPFGDIYLGFAFSTQFGYFLTSRQGVDVTSNSYGQSQIDNDGWDAASQEADVIHNGGRTTPLFSTGNGAPGFGTTGSAAPTAGIEVGASTQFGGSGWDSIIRTKQINDNDVMVWSNRGFGANATNGVDVVADGAYAPGDATLNTVLDGRNAWTTWGGTSRSTPVAAGATALVYQAYKAQHAGAVPAGFYSTAKNLLKSSAQDLGYDSNIQGSGSIDVGKAVRSAVGTRASVSPTQWRVGDYRGTEYPVFANVIAPGATDTQKFTVNGPGTWDVSDRQLVRTANDTFSLSSKDLKQESTGNFNAPDYLVDLTSKVKQHKDADLMVVKLEYPREQFDANKDYTEDQAWRLLTYNWTDVNGDGKLWKDANGNGVVNHTDKTTSSNIDGFLDLDFAKSEMEQGEYGRFMYHRAGANALQSWVRDPYSRMADGVFLGLQHSTKNVAIPVTNFKISIDWYKNSDWKWITTSGRSKDGTVNASIKVPTGTPYGMYSGAIVLSRGSDSMVVPVSVAVAAKATQDASGKIVGTTTFGGSDVAEAQKNYTYNNGSVFGANDWGWRAESGDWRFFYYDVPKTPADGTKLLANTTWQGTGPYTDLDTLIMGRSENHFQLFPDSVFGAPYTIDTVGKSPNTNIRAGVWRFDTATGGPADFVTAPAQEGLQAVAVHQVGWQGDAFNTPFKVQLGSASVSPSAVSVSSAGDSGSFDVNFESSVALDGLKASAFGLSQPSTTTETAHQDDPNDPSTASVKKNLTLNHASRLSVSTALDSNDLDLFVVRDANNDGVFAPSEIVASSTSGTANESVDLISPPDGNYQIWVHGFAVAGTPAFTLNINAVQGNDLTVTGLPTGPLPAGTPVTLHVAYNKPMTAGQTYKGELLLGPTSAPSALSVPITINRN from the coding sequence ATGAGACGTCGGCTTTTGCATGGTTCCGCGCTTGTTGCCTTGACCACCCTGATCGCCGCGCCGCTGATGTCGGCGCCGGTACAGGCTGCGACCAGGGCGGCGCCACCGGGACAACCTGCCGTGCAACCCAATGGGCAACCCACCCCGCAGGTGGAGACGGCGACCGATGCAGCGGTGGCGAAGCTCGATCCGAAGCTGGAGAAGCGGGTCAAGAAGGGGGAGACCCAGCAGGTCGCGGTGTTCGCGACCGTCAAGGGTGACTCCACCAAGGCCCGCGCGCTGCTTGACAACGCACGCGTCGCGCAGTCCGGTGGTACAGGCATCATCGCCGGCTCCATCGGCGTCCAAGCGCTCGCCAAGCTGGCGTCCGCGCCGGGCGTCGTCTCCGTGCAGCCGGTCGAGTTCGGCAAGACCGGGCAGCCGCTCGGCGACCCCGACCCACAGTTGCACCAGGCACCGACCAAGGCCGAGCAGCAGGCCGCGATCGCCAAGATCCAGGCCACAGAGATCCCGTACTCCGAAGCGCCGCCGCCGCTCCCCTCGAACTTCGAGAAGCTGCGCAAGCAGAACCTGCTCGACGCCAAGTCGCACAACTTCACCGGCGCCTGGAAGGACGGCTACACCGGCACCGGTATCACCGTCGGCGTCCTCGACGGAGGTACCGACTTCGGCCACCCGGACCTGCTGAACACCTGGCAGACCTGGTCCGGCCAGACCGGCGCCAAGGCCGGCTGGAACGGCTGGCCCAAGGCCTTCGATCCGTACGGCACGCAGCAGTGGCTGTTCGCCCCGGACCAGATCGACCAGGGCTTGTCCTGGTACGTGAAGACCGACGCGGCAACCTGTACTCCGGCCGCCGGCAACTGCTCGGTGAACTTCGCCACCAAGACCGGCCCCTCGCGCAACTTCTCCGCACCCGCCGGCACGGTCGAGCACAGCTACGACTTCCCGGCGGCGTGGAGCAAGTCCGGCAAGGTCCGCCTCGGCAGCCACCCGGACGACCACCTGCTCCAGCTGTACGGCGAGCGCCCAGCGTTCCTGCTCACCGACCCGCACACGGCCGGTGTGTACGACACCATCTACGCCGACCTGGACAACGACCACTCGTTCGCGGACGAGAAGCCGGTCAGCAAGGCCAGCCCGGCGTCGTACCGGGACATGAACGGTGACGGTTATACCGACCTGTCCGGCGGACTGCTGTACTACATCTCCGACGGCGTGACCCCGCTCCCGGGCGGTCTGGACGCGTTCGGCGGCGAGGGTGAGCCGTTCGGCCCCGGCGAGGTGGTTGCCTGGACGGGTGACTTCGACCCGTCGATCGAGGGCCACGGCACGCTGACCGCGTCGAACATCGTCGGCCAGGCAGTTGCCAACGGCAAGGCTCCGGCCTTCAAGGACATTGCCGGTGGCAAGTACGCGGGTGCAGTACTGGGTGGTGCTCCGAACGCCAAGCTCGCTCCGTTCGGCGACATCTACCTCGGCTTCGCCTTCTCCACCCAGTTCGGGTACTTCCTGACCTCCCGTCAGGGCGTCGACGTCACCTCGAACTCCTACGGGCAGTCCCAGATCGACAACGACGGCTGGGATGCGGCTTCGCAAGAGGCTGATGTGATCCACAATGGCGGTCGCACGACGCCGCTGTTCTCGACGGGTAACGGTGCTCCTGGCTTCGGTACGACGGGATCGGCGGCCCCGACGGCCGGCATCGAGGTCGGCGCGTCGACGCAGTTCGGTGGCTCCGGCTGGGACTCGATCATCCGGACCAAGCAGATCAACGACAACGACGTGATGGTCTGGTCGAACCGTGGCTTCGGCGCCAACGCGACCAACGGGGTCGATGTGGTTGCCGACGGCGCCTATGCGCCCGGTGACGCCACGCTGAACACCGTGCTCGACGGCCGGAACGCGTGGACCACCTGGGGTGGTACGAGCCGGTCGACACCAGTTGCCGCCGGTGCCACCGCACTGGTGTACCAGGCATACAAGGCGCAGCACGCGGGCGCAGTACCGGCTGGGTTCTACTCGACGGCGAAGAACCTGCTGAAGAGTTCCGCGCAGGACCTCGGGTACGACTCGAACATCCAGGGCTCCGGCTCGATCGACGTCGGCAAGGCGGTCCGCAGCGCGGTCGGTACGCGCGCCTCGGTCAGCCCGACGCAATGGCGGGTCGGCGATTACCGCGGTACGGAGTACCCGGTGTTCGCGAACGTGATCGCACCCGGTGCGACTGACACGCAGAAGTTCACGGTCAACGGCCCGGGCACCTGGGACGTCAGCGACCGGCAGCTGGTCCGTACCGCGAACGACACGTTCTCGTTGAGCAGCAAGGATCTGAAGCAGGAGAGCACCGGCAACTTCAACGCGCCGGACTACCTGGTCGACCTGACCAGCAAGGTGAAACAGCACAAGGACGCCGACCTGATGGTGGTCAAGCTGGAGTACCCGCGCGAGCAGTTCGACGCGAACAAGGACTACACCGAGGACCAGGCGTGGCGGTTGCTCACCTACAACTGGACCGACGTGAACGGTGACGGCAAGCTCTGGAAGGATGCCAACGGCAACGGAGTCGTCAACCACACGGACAAGACGACCAGCTCCAACATCGACGGCTTCCTCGACCTGGACTTCGCCAAGTCGGAGATGGAGCAGGGCGAGTACGGCCGGTTCATGTACCACCGGGCCGGCGCGAACGCACTGCAGTCCTGGGTGCGCGACCCGTACTCGCGGATGGCCGACGGGGTGTTCCTCGGTCTGCAGCACTCGACCAAGAACGTCGCCATCCCGGTGACGAACTTCAAGATCTCGATCGACTGGTACAAGAACAGCGACTGGAAGTGGATCACCACCTCCGGCCGGTCGAAGGACGGCACGGTCAACGCGTCGATCAAGGTGCCGACCGGTACGCCGTACGGGATGTACTCCGGCGCGATCGTGCTCAGCCGGGGCAGCGACTCGATGGTCGTGCCGGTGTCCGTGGCGGTTGCCGCCAAGGCGACGCAGGACGCGAGCGGGAAGATCGTCGGGACGACGACGTTCGGTGGTTCGGATGTCGCCGAGGCGCAGAAGAACTACACGTACAACAACGGTTCGGTCTTCGGTGCCAACGACTGGGGCTGGCGGGCTGAGTCCGGCGACTGGCGGTTCTTCTACTACGACGTACCGAAGACGCCGGCCGACGGGACCAAGCTGCTGGCCAACACGACCTGGCAGGGCACCGGTCCGTACACGGATCTCGACACGCTGATCATGGGGCGGTCGGAGAACCACTTCCAGCTCTTCCCCGACTCGGTGTTCGGTGCGCCGTACACGATCGACACGGTCGGGAAGAGTCCGAACACCAACATCAGAGCGGGTGTCTGGCGGTTCGACACCGCGACCGGCGGTCCGGCTGACTTCGTGACGGCACCGGCGCAGGAAGGCCTGCAGGCGGTGGCGGTCCACCAGGTCGGCTGGCAGGGCGACGCGTTCAACACGCCCTTCAAGGTGCAGCTCGGTAGTGCTTCGGTCTCGCCGTCCGCAGTGTCGGTATCTTCGGCAGGCGACTCCGGAAGCTTCGACGTTAACTTCGAGTCGAGCGTCGCGCTGGACGGTCTGAAGGCCAGCGCCTTCGGTCTCAGCCAGCCGAGCACCACCACCGAGACGGCCCACCAGGACGACCCGAACGATCCGTCGACGGCGAGCGTGAAGAAGAACCTCACGCTGAACCACGCCTCCCGGCTGAGCGTCTCGACCGCCCTGGACTCCAACGACCTCGACCTGTTCGTGGTCCGCGACGCCAACAACGACGGCGTCTTCGCCCCGTCGGAGATCGTGGCCTCCTCGACCTCCGGCACCGCCAACGAATCTGTAGACCTGATCAGCCCACCCGACGGCAACTACCAGATCTGGGTCCACGGCTTCGCAGTAGCCGGTACTCCCGCCTTCACCCTGAACATCAATGCAGTCCAGGGCAACGACCTAACAGTCACCGGCCTCCCCACCGGCCCCCTACCGGCCGGCACCCCAGTAACCCTGCACGTGGCCTACAACAAGCCCATGACCGCAGGCCAAACCTACAAGGGCGAACTACTCCTAGGCCCCACCTCGGCCCCGTCCGCCCTATCCGTCCCCATCACCATCAACCGAAACTAA
- a CDS encoding glycosyltransferase 87 family protein, with translation MRSKVWWGLAFGVCVVASVVLPMLWQHSLVDLKVYRLGGTTLLDEASALYDVRLAGLPFTYPPFAAVVMVPFALMPWAVAVAVWTVGTFVSLIAVWRLSTHNRLGSPVLLAVVAGSLVLEPVRETLGFGQVNLMLCALVLYDVLGPAGRPARGGWVGLAAGVKLTPLVFFGLLVVTKQWKALAHASAAFAVTVLVGFVVTPHGAKEYWTSLLADTTRIGGLAFSSNQSWNAFLIRLTGDLDGGGLVWLVLVGLTVGGGLWLARQLWVTGERVAAVSVTALVGLLCSPVSWSHHWVWAIPLGVAVIGRLMKYRLLFCIGWFGVFTIAPIWWPPNHENRELDWSFAEQFSGNAYLIAAMVAVVILAVGLRHNRGSGIDRSDPGGCQADSGDIGDPGGPGQAPVVGGGGGLRRRRGGSAVRVGPHRG, from the coding sequence ATGCGGAGCAAGGTGTGGTGGGGGCTGGCCTTTGGGGTTTGTGTTGTGGCCAGCGTGGTGTTGCCGATGCTCTGGCAGCATTCGCTTGTTGATCTGAAGGTCTACAGGCTGGGTGGGACCACCCTGCTGGATGAGGCGTCGGCGTTGTATGACGTGCGGTTGGCGGGGTTGCCGTTTACTTATCCGCCGTTTGCTGCGGTGGTGATGGTGCCGTTCGCGTTGATGCCGTGGGCGGTGGCTGTGGCGGTGTGGACGGTGGGGACGTTTGTCAGTTTGATTGCTGTTTGGCGGTTGTCGACTCATAACAGGCTGGGGTCGCCGGTGTTGTTGGCGGTGGTGGCTGGGTCGCTCGTTCTTGAGCCGGTGCGGGAGACGCTTGGGTTCGGGCAGGTCAATCTGATGTTGTGCGCGTTGGTTTTGTACGACGTGCTGGGTCCGGCGGGTCGGCCGGCGCGCGGGGGTTGGGTTGGGTTGGCGGCGGGGGTGAAGTTGACGCCGTTGGTGTTTTTCGGGCTGCTGGTTGTCACGAAGCAGTGGAAGGCGTTGGCGCATGCGTCGGCGGCCTTTGCGGTGACGGTGCTCGTCGGGTTTGTGGTGACGCCGCATGGGGCCAAGGAGTACTGGACCTCGTTGCTGGCGGACACCACGAGGATCGGTGGGTTGGCGTTCTCGAGTAATCAGTCGTGGAATGCGTTTCTGATCAGGTTGACCGGGGACCTGGACGGCGGAGGCCTGGTCTGGCTCGTCCTGGTCGGGCTGACGGTTGGTGGTGGGTTGTGGTTGGCGAGGCAGCTTTGGGTGACGGGCGAGCGGGTGGCGGCGGTTTCGGTGACGGCGCTTGTCGGGTTGCTCTGCTCACCGGTTTCGTGGAGTCATCATTGGGTTTGGGCGATTCCGTTGGGGGTCGCGGTGATCGGCAGGCTTATGAAGTACAGGCTCCTCTTTTGCATCGGCTGGTTCGGGGTGTTCACGATCGCGCCGATTTGGTGGCCGCCCAATCATGAGAATCGGGAGCTGGACTGGTCCTTCGCGGAGCAGTTCAGTGGGAACGCGTATTTGATCGCGGCGATGGTGGCGGTGGTGATTCTTGCCGTCGGGTTGAGACACAACCGTGGGAGTGGCATAGACCGCAGTGACCCTGGCGGGTGTCAGGCTGACTCGGGTGATATCGGGGATCCTGGGGGACCCGGCCAAGCGCCGGTGGTGGGTGGCGGCGGGGGTTTGCGTCGTCGTCGCGGTGGTTCTGCCGTTCGTGTGGGACCACACCGGGGCTGA
- a CDS encoding glycosyltransferase 87 family protein has protein sequence MAAGVCVVVAVVLPFVWDHTGADLKVYRLGGAAMLSDPESLYTARLRYISMPFTYPIFGGVVMAPVSLLPWPLAYGASIAASLVALVAIVRMSLNKLNKSVHPAVLIAITAASVLIEPVRETLSYGQINLILCALILYDVLGPKARTGRGIWLGLAAGIKLTPLVFLGLLLVTRQWKALAYTSASFVGTVLIGFLITPRTAYEYWTHLISDTSRIGGLAYSGNQSWNGFLARLTGDVDGGGHVWQAVVLVTVIAGLWLSRDLWLRGEQLAAVSTTALIGLLCSPVSWSHHWVWVIPLGASLLTATSVGRRYPLPTALTWAALFMLAPIWWPPRGNNQEFDWNFFQVVAGNSYLWISVAAAVLLAVRVPRASRTTRPSRSPWSRRPAGSAHRA, from the coding sequence GTGGCGGCGGGGGTTTGCGTCGTCGTCGCGGTGGTTCTGCCGTTCGTGTGGGACCACACCGGGGCTGATCTGAAGGTCTATCGGCTCGGCGGCGCGGCGATGCTGTCCGATCCGGAGAGCCTCTACACGGCTCGGCTGCGGTACATCTCGATGCCGTTCACGTACCCGATCTTCGGGGGTGTGGTGATGGCGCCGGTCTCGCTGTTGCCCTGGCCGCTGGCGTACGGCGCCTCGATCGCCGCCTCGCTGGTCGCGCTTGTGGCGATTGTGCGGATGAGCCTGAACAAGCTCAATAAGAGCGTGCATCCGGCCGTCCTGATCGCGATCACCGCAGCGTCCGTGCTGATCGAGCCGGTGCGCGAGACGCTGTCGTACGGGCAGATCAACCTGATTCTGTGCGCTTTGATCCTGTACGACGTATTGGGTCCGAAAGCCCGCACTGGCCGGGGCATCTGGCTCGGCCTGGCGGCTGGGATCAAGCTGACCCCGCTGGTGTTCCTCGGCCTCCTGCTGGTCACCCGGCAATGGAAGGCGCTCGCCTACACGTCGGCCAGTTTCGTGGGGACGGTGCTGATCGGGTTCCTGATCACACCGCGGACGGCGTACGAGTACTGGACGCATCTGATCTCCGACACCAGCCGGATCGGCGGGCTCGCGTACTCGGGCAACCAGTCGTGGAACGGGTTCCTGGCCCGGCTGACCGGTGATGTCGACGGTGGTGGGCACGTGTGGCAGGCCGTAGTACTGGTGACCGTGATCGCTGGGCTGTGGTTGAGCCGCGACCTTTGGCTCCGGGGCGAGCAGTTGGCGGCGGTGTCGACGACCGCGTTGATCGGCCTGCTCTGCTCGCCGGTCTCCTGGAGCCACCACTGGGTCTGGGTCATCCCGCTCGGCGCTTCGTTGCTCACGGCCACCAGTGTCGGCCGGCGTTACCCGTTGCCTACGGCATTGACTTGGGCAGCATTGTTCATGCTCGCCCCGATCTGGTGGCCGCCACGAGGCAACAACCAGGAATTCGACTGGAACTTCTTCCAGGTCGTTGCCGGCAACTCCTATCTCTGGATCTCGGTTGCCGCCGCCGTCCTGCTCGCCGTCAGAGTCCCGCGAGCCAGTCGTACCACGCGTCCATCCCGGTCCCCTTGGTCGCGGAGACCTGCAGGATCTGCGCATCGGGCTTGA